A window of Hydrogenophilus thermoluteolus genomic DNA:
AAGATTGGCCTTTACCAAAGCAAAGCGCGCAATTTGAAGCGCCTTGCCGAGCGGCTCTGTGCCGAGCACGGTGGCGCGGTTCCCAACGACCGCGCGTACCTGGAAAGCCTACCGGGTGTCGGGCGTAAGACCGCGAACGTTGTGCTCAATACGCTCTTCGGAGCAGAAACGATCGCGGTTGACACCCACATCTTTCGTGTCAGCAACCGGATGGGGCTGGCACCCGGCAAAACCGTTCGCGAAGTGGAAGATCGGCTCATGGCGCGCGTCCCAAAACCGTATCGCCGCCATGCGCATCATTGGTTGATCCTGCACGGGCGCTACACCTGCACGGCGCGGCGCCCCCAGTGCAACCGGTGCTTGGTTGCCGATTTGTGCGGCTACCCCGAAAAGTCGGTCCCGCCGCAACCGCTTACCACAGAGGAGACGTGATGCTCTTTCAACCATCCCGCGACGATGTCCGCCGTTTTCTGGCCGAAAGCTATCGCCGGTGGCGAGCCGGATTACCGCTCGAACCGATGCAGGCGGTTGCCACCGAGGTGATCGCACTCCACCCGGAATACTTTGCGCTCTTTGACGATGAAACGCAGCTTTTTCGCGATTACACACCGGAAGATGGCGGCGTCAATCCCTTTTTGCATTTGACGCTACATTTGGCCGTAGCCGAACAGTTGGCGATCGACCAACCGCCTGGCATCAAAGCGCTCTACGCCGCGCGGGTACAAAAGCGCGGCGATCCGCACGAAGCGTTGCACGATCTGGTCGAAGCGCTGGGCATGACGCTCTTCGAAGCGCAACGCGCTGGCCGCATGCCGGACAACGACAGCTATCTGGAACGGATCCGCCGCTTGCCGTGAGGCGAAGCGCGCCCATGCTGCGTGGTGCGTCGACCGATCAGCGGGGCACGCGGTAGTTGTCCTGCGTCATCAGGTCGACGCCACACGGGAACGATTCCACCCAGTCGATGAACCGCTGGACCATCGCCTTGCCCTCGAACCGTTGCCCGTGCTGTGGCACGATCATTTCGATCTCGAGTGAACGCGCCATGTTCGCCCAATAGCGCAGGATCTTTTGCGACACCATATAGCGCCGGTGAAACGCGCTCATCTTGGGAATATGTGCGTCGAAATCGGCCACCGGTTTCGCCGCTTCGTTATGGTCGACGATCGAAACGCCCAAATCGCCGGAAAAGAGGATTTTCGCGACCGGATCGTAAAACTGGAAGTTCCCTTCCGCGTGCATGAAGTGCGCCGGCAGCGCGATGACTTCGCTGTTGCCGAGCGGGATTCGCATTCCCTCGTCGGGGATTCCCAGAATACGGTCGGAGTAATCTTTCCCTGTGGTGAAATGGGGAACGAACCGCGTCCACAGGTTCGAAATGTACACCTTAGCGTGCGAGGTGATCAGCCATTTATTGACGGACGCGATGATGTCCGGGTCGGCGTGGGACGCGAAGATATAGTCGATATCTTGCGGCCGGCAATATTTGGACATTCCCATCAACAGACCCGTATGGGTCATATTGCCGCCGGGGTCGAAGAGCGCTGCATGGTGCGCGTCGATCACCAGGAATTGGTTGCATTGCACCGCGTGGTTGCGTTCTTCATCGACCAAGTCGTAGAACCCGAGCACGACGTGCTCACCATTGTTGAAGAGCTCGATTGCCATCAGCAATTCCTTGCCTTGCTGCGAGTGTTCTGCGCCATTTTCCCACAAAAGGCACGAAAGGAAATAGTGCTGTAAAAAAGGTGTGTTTTTCCCCCTTTTTCTCCCCACCATCTGGCGGAGGCACGCGCGACAATGGCAACGCAGAAGGAGCGACACGATGAACTGGGATCCACAGTGGGCGCCGCTTGTGCGGCTGATCGGCGTGTTGGTTTTGTTGGTGGTGGTGGCGTGGGGAGTCAGCCAATGGCTGAAGCGTCGCCCCGGCGGCGCGAGCGGTAACCGGCAATTGCGCGTCGTCACCGCCGTTGCCGTGGGCACCCGAGAACGGGTGGTTCTACTCGAAG
This region includes:
- the nth gene encoding endonuclease III, which gives rise to MSDAAVAEAFARWQANNPEPTTELHYGNPFQLLAAVVLSAQATDKSVNAATQTLFAVAPDACSMAQLSEAEIAAHIRKIGLYQSKARNLKRLAERLCAEHGGAVPNDRAYLESLPGVGRKTANVVLNTLFGAETIAVDTHIFRVSNRMGLAPGKTVREVEDRLMARVPKPYRRHAHHWLILHGRYTCTARRPQCNRCLVADLCGYPEKSVPPQPLTTEET
- a CDS encoding DUF1841 family protein, with product MLFQPSRDDVRRFLAESYRRWRAGLPLEPMQAVATEVIALHPEYFALFDDETQLFRDYTPEDGGVNPFLHLTLHLAVAEQLAIDQPPGIKALYAARVQKRGDPHEALHDLVEALGMTLFEAQRAGRMPDNDSYLERIRRLP
- a CDS encoding oxygen-binding di-iron domain-containing protein; the encoded protein is MAIELFNNGEHVVLGFYDLVDEERNHAVQCNQFLVIDAHHAALFDPGGNMTHTGLLMGMSKYCRPQDIDYIFASHADPDIIASVNKWLITSHAKVYISNLWTRFVPHFTTGKDYSDRILGIPDEGMRIPLGNSEVIALPAHFMHAEGNFQFYDPVAKILFSGDLGVSIVDHNEAAKPVADFDAHIPKMSAFHRRYMVSQKILRYWANMARSLEIEMIVPQHGQRFEGKAMVQRFIDWVESFPCGVDLMTQDNYRVPR